In the genome of Desulfobacterales bacterium, the window CCAGATAAATAAAAAAGTAATCGATTATCTTTATCAAATCCATAATCATTAATAAAGGTCTCTATAGCTTTTTGATATTCTACATAATTAAGATTTACAAAATCTTTTGTAAGAAATCCCTGCTTTTCAAGCATTGCCTTTACGTCAGATATCTCCCTTGGAATAGTTTCAAGTTTAGGCCAGCCTGCTGTATAATTACTTTCTCCTATTAAAAGAGCGTAACTTCCAGAATAAAGCTCTACGTTATTTCCCTCTTGAGTCTTTACGGAAACCACTTCACGCCCTATATCTCTATTAGAACTTTGAATAGAATTAGATGTAAAAATACTGATACCAACAATTCCAATAAAAACTATTAACCATCTTATTTTCATAACTTTAATTCCTTGTTTTTATAAAAATACTGTCTTCATAAAGTTCCGCTTTATTGTCCCTTGCAACACCTCTATAAAAATCTACTAAATCTAATCCATTAATTGCATTATTTACTGAAAGTTCTGCCTGAATATGCTCTCTTTCTTCTCTTCCTATATCCCTTGTTCCATTTATAAAACTTATAACTTCAATATTCTTACTTATTGTTGGAGTTTTAAGAATTTTATTACTCGCAAAAACCTTAACTATTTCCTGACCAAATTTTGGACCTTTTATTTTCATAGTCGGAAATCTATAAGGCTTTTCTGGAGTTATTTTAATTATTTTGTCTCCATAATCAACATCAGGATAAAGAAGATTCACTCTATTATCAGAAGTAATGTTATATAAATAAACATATAAGGGCTTTTTTACATAAACTACAAGACTTAACGTATCTCCTTCTTTAAAAATTGTGTATAAATCACCTTTTTCTAAAGTTGAAATCTTAACCATTTCGGACATATCTTGACTTGGCACGTCAGCTATAACAGAAAGCTTGTGAGCTTCAGGATTATCAATAGATACATAAATGATAGACTTATCTATTTCTTCATACGCAGAAGAAATAACTATACCGTTTGCGTTTTTTAACTCAATAGAAACTTCGACTATAGATTGACGAATAAAATACACTCCTGAAATCGATGGATTAATATTTGATGTATTGCATTCACTTAATAAAGTATTTCCTAACGAATTAACCTTATCTTTTATTCTTAAAGCTATATACTCTGAAAAATCGGAACAATATTTATTTTTACTTTCTAAAATAGGCTTCATACAAATCATAAATCCTTTACGATTTGCAATTAGCTTATCAGCGAGCGATTTTATTTTATTATCAAGACTTTGATTAAAATTAGCCGGCAATATAGAGCTTGGAAAACGAACAAAATCGGATTCTTTCATATTATCTTTTTTAAAAAGCGTTATCCATAATTCGATATTTTGATTATCAAGAAATAAATATTCTCCTTTTAGAATTAAAGCGGCATTTTTTTCGCCTACTACTTTAAAGCAAGAAGTTTGAGTCAAAAATGATGATGATAGACTCGCCATATATTCTCCAAGAGGGTCTTTGTCTGGTTTTGCCCCTTGTCTTACAAAAGATGCAACAGCTATAGTTTCGGAAGAATTTCTTGCTATATATTTATCCTGTATTTTTTTTATTAAATCAGAAATTCTTTTTTTAATATCGTCTTCAAACCAATTTTTTTCCCAAGAAGTTATCGGCAAACCTGTAGTTTTCGCTATAGTTGTAAGATGACTGCCTTCAGCGCTTATTCCCCCTTTATTTAATTCTAAATGTATTTCTATGCTGTCATTTTTCCGAATATACATTCCTTGTAAAAAAAGAGCTGTTTCAAGCCTACGGTCTATAATTTCAAAAGCATTTGTAGATTTCATGGCTGTTTTTAATTGCATACATAAAACTTCAGAAAAAGGTAAAGTAGCTTTACTGTCATAATCTTTTAAATAATCTGAATTAATAAAAATTTCCGGCTTTTTATTACGATATTCTTGCAATAGTAACACCTGCATAGCAATATCCTTAGACATAAAATTCACGGATTCTTCTAAAGAAGCGGATTTAACATTTTGAACGGTAATTAATATAACGAAGAATATTTTTAAAATTCGAATCATTTTTTCTCCTTTTAACACAATCAGATGGCGGCGGTAGAATTAGGATTTGCCATAAAATATAAAACTTATTTTTGTAAACTGTTATATTAGCTTTAGACTACATATAAGCTATATTTGAGTTTTTAATTTATCTCTAATTTCCATTATTTCATTTTGGTTCAATCCAGTTAATTCAAAAATCAAATCATCTGAGATATTTTTTAATATCATGCTTTCAGCCATCCGACTTCGCTCTTTTTCAATGCCTCTTTTCTCACCTCTCTTTTCACCTATTTCAATGCCTTCCTTTTTGCCTATTTCAATGCCTTCCTTTTTGCCTATTTCAACGCCTTCTTCTTTTGCTGTATTGACTACATCTTTTTCTATTGCTGCATTAATCAAATATCTTTCATATCGGGCTCTTTGTTCAGGCGTCATATTCAATTCTGATAATTTTTCTTTTGCCTTATCTATATTTTTTGATTTTGAACCTTCCTTTACTTCATTGTGTTTTATCATATATATCCATTCGTCTATGGCTTGTTTTACTACGTCTTTGTATCTTTCCACCTGAATTAAATAATACTCTGGGAATATA includes:
- a CDS encoding DUF4384 domain-containing protein, whose protein sequence is MIRILKIFFVILITVQNVKSASLEESVNFMSKDIAMQVLLLQEYRNKKPEIFINSDYLKDYDSKATLPFSEVLCMQLKTAMKSTNAFEIIDRRLETALFLQGMYIRKNDSIEIHLELNKGGISAEGSHLTTIAKTTGLPITSWEKNWFEDDIKKRISDLIKKIQDKYIARNSSETIAVASFVRQGAKPDKDPLGEYMASLSSSFLTQTSCFKVVGEKNAALILKGEYLFLDNQNIELWITLFKKDNMKESDFVRFPSSILPANFNQSLDNKIKSLADKLIANRKGFMICMKPILESKNKYCSDFSEYIALRIKDKVNSLGNTLLSECNTSNINPSISGVYFIRQSIVEVSIELKNANGIVISSAYEEIDKSIIYVSIDNPEAHKLSVIADVPSQDMSEMVKISTLEKGDLYTIFKEGDTLSLVVYVKKPLYVYLYNITSDNRVNLLYPDVDYGDKIIKITPEKPYRFPTMKIKGPKFGQEIVKVFASNKILKTPTISKNIEVISFINGTRDIGREEREHIQAELSVNNAINGLDLVDFYRGVARDNKAELYEDSIFIKTRN